The Candidatus Effluviviaceae Genus V sp. region CGCGCCGGGGACCGCACTGGTTCCTGAAGGAGCTCATTATCGTCGCGATCGTCGGTGGACTGCTTCTCGGCGCGTTCGCGGGGACGCTGGCGCTGGTGTCGCTCCGCGATCTCGGCGGCCGCGTGATGGTCGAGGTGCCTGAAGGGGCTTCGCTTCGTCAGACGGCACGGTCCCTCCACGAGCAGGGCATCGTGGGGCACCCGGCGCTCTTCGCCCTTGTCGGGAGGGCGCTCGGATACGCGGACGAGATCCAGGCCGGGACATACGAGTTCGGGCCCTCGACCTCGGACCTCAGGGTGCTGCTGGCGGTTCGACACGGCGATGTGGCCGGAAGGACGGTCACCGTGCCCGAGGGGTTCCGCGCCGCGCAGATCGCGGCGCTCATGGAGTCGAGCCTCGGGATCGACCGTGCTGAGTTCACGGACCATGTCCACGACCCGGAGCTCATCACCGAGCTCGGCATCACCGCACCCTCTCTCGAAGGCTATCTTCATCCCGACACCTACCGCTTCAACGTGGATGCCGCCGCGCTCGACATCATCCGGAGAATGGTCGAGGAGACGCACGAGTTCCTCGACGACCGCCGGCTGGCCCGTGCGGACTCCCTGGACATGAGCGTTCGCGAGGTGCTGACGCTCGCCTCCATCATCGAGGCGGAGGCGCTCTACGACCTGGAGCGACCGAGGATCTCCGCCGTCTACCACAATCGTCTCGAGAGAGGCTGGAGACTCGAGGCCGACCCGACGGTGCGCTACGCCATCGGGCGTTTCCGGCGCCGTCTCTACTACGGCG contains the following coding sequences:
- the mltG gene encoding endolytic transglycosylase MltG; translation: MVLKRRSRDELPPEPARRGPHWFLKELIIVAIVGGLLLGAFAGTLALVSLRDLGGRVMVEVPEGASLRQTARSLHEQGIVGHPALFALVGRALGYADEIQAGTYEFGPSTSDLRVLLAVRHGDVAGRTVTVPEGFRAAQIAALMESSLGIDRAEFTDHVHDPELITELGITAPSLEGYLHPDTYRFNVDAAALDIIRRMVEETHEFLDDRRLARADSLDMSVREVLTLASIIEAEALYDLERPRISAVYHNRLERGWRLEADPTVRYAIGRFRRRLYYGDLDVDSPYNTYRNKGLPPGPICSPGKASIDAALYPIEGSDEFFFVADRDGTHRFSRTFEEHVLARKMIQLERERAAQEPEPSSSAD